The Myroides fluvii region AAAGATTATTGCTCTGAGTTGAGTAGGTAGTGGTTGTGTTTATTGCAAGGCGATCATCCTTGCTTCGGTGATTTAAACTAAGTAGGAGGTTATTTCTTTTATATCCTTTGTCTGTTGGAAAAACAGTAGTGTTTTCATTGTGATTAAGATTGATATTAAATAATGTATATTGATTTCCTCCACTTGTGTTTAAAGCAATGTTTTTATCAATAGCAGTGTTTCCTATTAATTCTTTTTGCCAATTGGTATAGCGATTTCTATCCCATGTTCCGTTTAAATCATAAGCATTAATTGGGTAAGAAGTAACACCACTGTTTTTAAATGCTTCTTCACGCATTTGAAGATATTGATCGGTATTCATGATCTGTACAAACTTTGGTACTTTACTAAAACCAGTAGAGGAAGAAATAGTAAAGCGCATTTTATCGCTATTGGCTTTTTTTGTAGTAATTAAAACTACGCCATTAGCCCCACGTGAGCCATAAATAGCTGTAGCATCAGCATCTTTTAGTATTTCTATACTTAGAATATCTGATGGATTAATGGCATTTAAAGGAGAGATGTTATTGGGTAGTATTTCCGTTGCATAATTTCCATTGTTCTTACCTAAATTTTCCGAAATAAACGGTACCCCATCAATAATATACATTGGGTTATTCCTTCCAGAATTAGAACTATCTAAAAAGTTACGTCCTCGTATTTCTATATTCATTCCACCTCCTGCGACACCACTACTTTGGGTTATGTCAACCCCTGCAACTCTTCCTTGTATAGCCTGCAATGGATTAACTACAGGTTGAAATTCAATGTCTTTTGCAGTTACACGAGCAATACTTCCTGTACGTTCACGATCTTTAACGTTGTAATATCCTGCATTAACCACAATTTCATCCAGTGTACTACTATCTTCTAAAAGAGTAATATTTAATATAGAACCGTGATAATCTGAATAAGTAATAGTCTGCTGTTTATACCCTATCATTGAAAAAGTAATTTTATCACCTGCGCTTATCTCAATAGTGTATTTCCCGCTTAAATCAGTTGCTGCGACTTTATTGTCACTGGTAGATATGTGTACACCACCAAGAACACCTTGACTGTCTTTTACAATTCCAATTAATTTAATTTTTTGCTTATTATCAGGTAAGGTATTTGGCATTGTAAAAAATAAGTAATAATTATTTGATACGGCATAGTTTGGATAACAGATTAAGAAACTTAAAAGCATAGTTATCCTGTAACCATAATTGGTTAAAATTTGAGTTTTCATAATATTTATAATTGAAGTGATATAAGAGAGCTTTAAATCATTAAGATTATTATTGCCGTAGTATTAGATAAGTCTGTTATATCAAGGGGTTAGTTAATTGAGTTTTAAAACCATCTCCTTTACTCTAAAGCATGTCTCCCAAAATGCGATATAGAGCAAGGAGATAGTCATGGACTTTTATATGTCTTAAAATCCCTTTAAGCCATATTTTGTGTTGTGTGTTTAAGTGCTCACTAATAGCTTAATTCTACATTAACCAATTTAGAATAAACTAAGTAGTAAGCGTTTTTCTCCATAGTGTAATAGTTTTAAAGTGTGATTAATAAATAGAACAGTAAATAAATTCTCTTCATAGCTTTTTACTTACTAACTAATCAATTTGCTCTATTGGCTTAAAAGTGAATATATTGATAACAATACGTTTCAAATTAGTAGACAATAGAAGTCCTGTACGCATCTAAAAAACTAACTTAGACTTTGCGTAAAATGTGTGTTTATTCTAACTAAATAGGTAATAGTGTAGCTATCTAACATTAAAGCGTTAATGTCAAATTAATCTACATCGATAAGATTTAGTTAAACTAAAGTTTAATCATAAGCTAAATGTGAGTTTAGTTACTAATTTTTGTTGTTTGTAATAAAATGTAATAATTGAAAAAATCTCGAATAGAACATTCGATAAGTCCATTAAGGAAGAGGTATTGTTAATCTTCTATGATAGAATGTAAAACAATATAACCTTGTTTTTTAAACCTTTTAGAGCTTGTTTGGGAGACAGCATACATAAAAGGTCTATTGTATTTTTAAGCAAAGAATAATTAATTCTTTTGCTTTAGTTCCTTGGATAGTCCAGTATATACATACCAGACTATCACATCTTCTGACCTTTACTTTTGGAGAACTGTAAGAAAGGATTTACTTTTAGAGTGCGAATCAAAAAAGAAAAAACCTAAATAGCTTAAAAGTTATCTATTACGTAAAGGTAATAGTAGTGTAAAAAAGGGGAATCCCTGTTTTGCTACTATTAATGAGAGAGATAATTGCTTTTAGTGTAAAAACAAAAAAATCGCTCACATAAATTATATGAACGATGTTTAAGTATGATAGATCAAACCTTGTAAAAAAGCAAGGAGCGGTCGCGTACTTTCAAGCCGTAGGGGTCCTAAACCCTATTGAGTTTAACTCAATGCTTTTGAAAGTATACGTGAGTACCGCTCACATGCAAAGACAAAAGTATGAAACTTTTTTGCATGGAGCGACTGCACGGTTACTCTCGCAAGCAAATTTAGGACTTCACGGCGCGAGATAACATCGTTTGTTAAGCGTATAGCTTAATCAGTCTATTATTAGATACAAATATAAACAAATAATCAATAAACACAAAAAGTTTTAAAATAAACACTTTTTGTGTTTATTAAAAATATAAGCTTTATGCCATACAAATTAGAGATTGGACAAAAACTAAAGAAAAAAAGAGAAGAGTTAGGTTATACACAAGGAGATATTGTATATATGACTAAGATATCTAAAAGTTCTATTATAAAGATAGAAAATGGAAAAACTACCAATATGGACTTTTATTTCCTTTATGCTGTGACAGTAGAATTATCACTACAATCATTATTAGATGTGAAAATTGATTTAGCACCTAAAAGAAAATTGACAGAAACAAGATCTAAAGCTATAAAGTTAACAATGAAGATAAGGAACTTAATATCAGAGAATTTTTTCAACACCCCAAAAACTGTAGCTGATATAAAGGAAGAATTATTAGAAAAAAAGTTAATTGATATTTCACTTAAAAGTGGAGAGATATCAAATGTTCTTAGGAACATTGAAAAAGAGAAAGGTATAGAGGTTATTAGAGATGGAAAAATTAATAGATATAAAAGTATAGTGTAATCTTTCTTTATAACTGATATACGACAAGATATACCATAAAAAGACATTTCAGAAAATAAATGAGTATCCCTCTTTAGTTTAGTCAATAACTAAAGAGGGATATTATGAAACGTAGAAATATAAAACGAATTAGTATAGAAGAGTCATTAGACTATTTTCAGAAAAATGGATTAGATGTTACTAAAGAGGAAGCATCTGAAATCCTCGATTTTCTCTATATATTAATTACTATAGTTTTTCGCGAATACTTTGATAGAGAGTAACTTATTTCTATCTTTGTGTTATCTCCCAATTTAATTTATCGTCTAATAATTAAATGGTTAGCTTATGAAAACAGCTGATTTGTATATTCGTGTGTCTACTGATGAGCAAGCAGACAAAGGATACTCACAAAGAGATCAAGAAGAACGCTTACGTCGTTATTGTTCCCAATATAATTTTAAAGTAGGAAATGTGATTTATGAAGATCATTCTGCAAAAACATTTAATCGTCCTGCTTGGAATAGTTTACTTCAAAATTTAAAGAAAAATAAAGGAAAAACTCATTTGGTATTATTTACTAAATGGGATCGTTTTAGCCGTAATGCTGGGGATGCTTATCAAATGATAAATATGTTAACCAAACTTGGTGTTAACCCTCAGGCTATTGAACAACCATTAGATTTAACTATCCCAGAGAACAAGATGATGTTAGCTATTTATTTAGCTGCTCCAGAGGTTGAAAATGACAGAAGAGCTCTTAATACTTTTTATGGAATGCGTAGAGCTAAAAAAGAAGGCAGAGTTATGGGGAATGCACCTTTTGGTTATGCAAATAAAAGTAAAGAAGATGGAAAGAAGTATATCGCTTTAATTCCAGAACAGAGTAAAGCAATGAAATGGGCATTTACTGAATTAGCTAAAGGTATTCTCTCTGCTAATCAAATAAGATTAGAGATGAATAGAATGAATGCAGGAAAATTAAGTAGCACAGCGTTTCATGTAGCGATACGAAATCCAATTTATTGTGGTAAAATCTTTATTCCAAAATATAAAGACGAGGAGGCATATTTTGTAACTGGATTACATGAGGCTTTAATAAGTGAAGCTTTATTTGATAAGGTGCAAATGATATTAGATGGAAATGTTCGTAAAGAAAGACCTAATACAAAGATTCTTTCGGATGAAAACCTCCCACTTAGAGGTTTTTTAGTTTGCCCAAAATGTAATAGGAATTTGACAGGTAGTGCTTCTACAGGAAGAAATAATAGGTATTATTACTATCACTGTTTAGCAAGTTGTGGTTTTAGACAAAAAGCTGGTGTAGCAAATGAGATTTTTGAAAATGGATTAAAACAACTTCAGATTAATAAAGTTGTGCAAAATTTTATGAAGAAGCTACTTATAGATAGTTATAATCAAGTCTTTGGAAATCCAGTAAGTCAGAAGAAAAGTATATTAGAAAACATTGATAAGATTAATCATAAACTGTCAATAGCTCGAAATAAATTGTTAGAAGGAACTTTAGAGGATGATGATTATTTAGCAATAAAGAAGGAGTGTAAAATTGATATAGAAAAATTTGAAAAGCAATTAATTGAGGAAGAAGGAAATAAAAAGATAGATATAAAAAGTATGCTTGATAGAGCATTAGATAAAGTCGTAAACCTTGGTGTACTCTACGCTGAGGGAGGTATTCAAACCAAAAGAGAAATTATTGGTTCGATATTTCCAGAAAAATTAGAGTTTGACGGAAAAATTTATCGAACCACACGAATTAATACTTTAGTGAAGTGTATCTTTCAGATTAACAATGAATTGGCTAAAAATAAAAACAGGATATATGAGAATTTTCTCGATATATCCTGTGTAGTAGGGTTTGTGAAAAATTTATCGAACCTAATCCTATCATTTCTGTAAGTACAACAAGTAAAATTATTATTATTGGGCAAGCACCTGGCAGAATTGTACACAAAACTGGCATTCCTTGGAATGATAAAAGTGGCGATAATTTAAGAGAGTGGTTAGCTGTTGACGAAAGTCAATTTTATGATACCAATATTTTTGGAATTATGCCCATGGGATTTTGTTATCCTGGTACAGGAAAATCTGGCGATTTGCCACCAAGAGTAGAATGTGCCCCTTTATGGCATCAACCAATTTTTGACCAGTTCAACGCTGTTGAACTGGTCATTTTAATTGGACAATATGCACAACAATACTATTTGAAAGACAACGCTAAATCTACACTTACCGAAACGGTAAAAAATTAAATCGAATATTTACCCAATTTTTTTGTATTGCCACATCCATCACCAAGAAATAATATATGGATGGCAAAAAATAAATGGTTTCAAGAAGAGGTATTGCCAACATTAAGAAAAGAAATCTCAAAAATAATGTAATGACATAACTTGAAATATTAAAATCCTATACATACAAATTTGTATCATTAAGAGATTATGAATTTGATTTATGACCATAAAAAAAACAGCATACAACAGTGGTTTGCCAAAATGGGGGCAGAAGTGCTACATTGATCATTTGGAATTCTATTGTACATTTGTGGTAAATTGAACATTTGTGCTTCTAATTCCCCCACTTCGCCAAGCCCCAAAACGTTGTAGGCAATGCTACCAGCATACCGCCACAATTTGACCGCTTTAATACGTAAATTTGTAAAATAACTAAAACTCTAAAATATGTCAATAGATTGGTATCAATGTAAAAAATGTGAAACTTTGATTAAGAATTCAACTCAGCCAAAATCTAACGGATGTCCAAGAGGTGGTCAACACGATTGGAATAAATTAGGAGAAGTTGGAAATACAAATTATTTATGTAAAAAATGCTCAACTTTAATACAAACGGACAAAATGCCAAAATCTAATGGTTGTATTTCAGGAGGACAGCACGATTGGAAAAAAATGTAATATGAAGGTTTATGCAGAGTTTATAAATGATGAATCGTTAATATTTCGCACAAGAACTTTACTGCAATTTGGTGATTCTTGGGATTTAATTGGTTCGATTGTTATGAAAAATCCAGGAAGTGCAAAGCCAGGAAAAGGAATCGATAATGTAATTGCTGAAAAGTTGTCAAAATATTATAATGAAAAAATAAATTCAGAATGTTGGTTCGTTTCCGATGGTGACCCGACGATGAGAGATATTTTACCAATTTTCAATGGTAATTATGTGAACAAAAATTTTAAACTTGATGGCGTTATTCAAATTTTTAATTTATACAATATTTGTTCACCCAATGTAGATTTTGCACATAAAAAAGGTAATGAAACACAATCTCCATTTCTTCTACCTGATGTAGATGCAATGATTTTAGATTTCAAGAAGAAACCCGTATACATTGGATTTGGTGACTTCTACACAAATAAAAAATCAAAAAATATTGCTTTTCTTAAGAATTCAGCAGTTAAAATTTTCGAATTTGTAAAAAAAAGTGCATTTGATTACTTGGAAGATGACTTCTTAATTGACGAACAATATTATCATAAAAATCATTTTTATCATCCTCAATTCTTAAACAAACCGTCCAAAAGAGAAAAATATCTACCGACCTTGGAAAAATTTGCAAATTTTTATGAGAAAAATTGAGCCGAGAGAAATCGATGATGATTTATTCACCTATTTCGAGAACACAGGTGAATATCCAATAGATTGGGAACAAGTTGCGTTGTTTGACGAAGAAACGAATTTAGCCGTAGTTTCTGTTGACGGAATTTATGGTGCGATTAATAGACAAGCGGAAATCGTAATTCCGCTTGTTTATGATTACGCTATGATCAAATTTTCGGAAGGTCTACTTGGAGTCAAAAAAAATAACAAATGGGGTTATATTGACACAAATCACGAAATTGTAATACCTTTTGAATACGACAATATTGCAGATTATAAATTTGAGAATGGTGAATATTGGATGAAAAATGATTCAATTTTAGGAATTGCTGATGATTTCCGTGGAAACAAAGTTTTTGTCTGCAAAAACAGAAAAATAGGATTAATTAACAATAAAAATGAAATTCTATTCCCATTTATTTACAAAGATATATCATCTTGTAACGAGAAATATTTGACTGTTTCATTTGACAAACTGAAATATGGTTTGGTAGATTTTACAAACAAAACTGTTTTGCCTTTTAATTACGATTTATTAAATATCAATGGCGACTATCTCAACTTCGCAGAATTAAGTGAAGTTACTGTTGAATCTTACGATTCGGGGGTCAATTTTACTATTGTAAGGGAAAATAAGTTAATAAAACACGGAATAATGGATTTTGCAGGTAACATCATTGTTCCTGCAATTAGTGGTTCGGAAATTAGGAATTTTATTGATGGTAAAGCAATGTGTTATGATTATGAAAAACAAGAATTTTTCATTTATGACACAGATTCAAATGAGATAATCTTTGCACCTGAAGATTTAATAGAAAATGAATCTGAAACTAACAAAGTAAACTATATTAGAGAAAAAATGGGAATGGAACCAGTCGTATATTAAAAGCACTGCCTACAACATAGTATTGGCAAAAGACGGGGTGAATATTGTCTTTGAGAATTCAGCTAAAGTATCCGCAAAAATGCTTTTCATATTCCTTTTTTTTTGTAATTTAGAAATCTGAAAAAGCATTTTGCTCAGGTCGGTTTTCCTTTGAAATTGTCTGCAAAGTAGCCCGTCCTTCGCCAATACTTTTTCCGTTACCAGCAATTTTAACAGAGAGCGTACTAAGAATGAAAATATTTATTTCCCACTCATCAAAAAATAAAAATTTTGGTGAAAAACTTGTTGAACTTTTAAGAAATATTGGAATAAAAGAAAGTGAAATAATCTACACAAGTAACACTGCTTATGGAATTCCTATTGGACAAAATATTTTCAATTGGTTAAAGTCGCAAATTACCGAGAATCCGTTTGTAATTTATTTATTATCAGAAGAATACTATCAAAGTATTGCTTGTTTAAATGAAATGGGAGCTGCTTGGATTATTGAGAATAAACATGCAGCTATTTTTACTCCAAATTTTAATCTTTCCAGTAAAGAATTTCAAAATGGAGCTTTAGATCCACGAGAAATTGGCTTTTATATAAATGATGAAGACAGAGTTCTTTCATTTATTCAATTATTATCAGAAGATTTCGATATAACTAAAAATCATTTACTCATTTCTCAAAGTGTTAAAAAGTTTTTAGCTGATATTAGTAACATTAAAACTTTTATAACATCTCTACCAACGTCCACTATTCTTGACATAAAAGAACCTATTAAAAAAAATGAAAAAGTTGAAGAACGAAAAGTCATAGAAAATCCTACAACTAATCAAACATCAAATAAAACTGATTTATTTTCAAAGTTTACAGATTTAATACTTCAAGGAAAATTAAAAGATGATGAATTAATACTTATTCATTATATAATTGAAACAGGAAGATTTAAATTGATGACAGGTTGGCAAGAAAGTCAAGAAATTGATAATATTGTGGAATGGGAAAAAATTAATGAAATTGAAAATAAGTTATCTAAAAATTACAGTTCTGTTTTAAAGAGATTAGAATTAAGAAATTTTACTGAAGTTTCAGCAGTTACAAGCTCAAACAATCCAAAAGAATTAAAAATTAAAGAAGAAATAAGTCAACATTTACTTGATTTACCACAAGATATACAAAGCAAAATTCACGAAGTAATTGCTAAAAACCATTTTGAATATACTGACGAAACAGAACAAAATGATATGTGGAACTTTTAACAAAAACTGCTGGTAACATCGCATTGGCAAAATGGCGGGTTAAGTGCAAACTTCAACTTTTGTGCTTTTTATTCCGCCGAATGTGTTCCACATTCAGCTTTTTTTTAATAATTTAGCTTCTGTGGAAACACATCGGCTACGTTACTGCTAAATTGAACTTTTCGTCCAATTTATCCGCCACTTCGCCAATGCGTTTCCCGTTGGCTGCAAGCTTAAGAAAATGACAACAGACGAAATAAAAACATTAGCCAAGAAGAAAAAGCAGGAAGGCTACATTGATGAAGCCTTGAACCTGTTTAAACAGCTTTGGGAATTGGAGAAAAACGAATGGAATGGTTTTTTTCTTGCTCAATGCCTACGTAAATCTGACAATTATACTGAAGCAAGAAAACTTCACAATGAGTTAGAAAAGGTATATCCAAATTTTAAACCTTTACAAAACGACAAATTATGGCTTGACTATAGCGAAAAAATAAAGGATTGGCAGAATCCA contains the following coding sequences:
- a CDS encoding toll/interleukin-1 receptor domain-containing protein; this encodes MKIFISHSSKNKNFGEKLVELLRNIGIKESEIIYTSNTAYGIPIGQNIFNWLKSQITENPFVIYLLSEEYYQSIACLNEMGAAWIIENKHAAIFTPNFNLSSKEFQNGALDPREIGFYINDEDRVLSFIQLLSEDFDITKNHLLISQSVKKFLADISNIKTFITSLPTSTILDIKEPIKKNEKVEERKVIENPTTNQTSNKTDLFSKFTDLILQGKLKDDELILIHYIIETGRFKLMTGWQESQEIDNIVEWEKINEIENKLSKNYSSVLKRLELRNFTEVSAVTSSNNPKELKIKEEISQHLLDLPQDIQSKIHEVIAKNHFEYTDETEQNDMWNF
- a CDS encoding WG repeat-containing protein, translating into MRKIEPREIDDDLFTYFENTGEYPIDWEQVALFDEETNLAVVSVDGIYGAINRQAEIVIPLVYDYAMIKFSEGLLGVKKNNKWGYIDTNHEIVIPFEYDNIADYKFENGEYWMKNDSILGIADDFRGNKVFVCKNRKIGLINNKNEILFPFIYKDISSCNEKYLTVSFDKLKYGLVDFTNKTVLPFNYDLLNINGDYLNFAELSEVTVESYDSGVNFTIVRENKLIKHGIMDFAGNIIVPAISGSEIRNFIDGKAMCYDYEKQEFFIYDTDSNEIIFAPEDLIENESETNKVNYIREKMGMEPVVY
- a CDS encoding helix-turn-helix domain-containing protein: MPYKLEIGQKLKKKREELGYTQGDIVYMTKISKSSIIKIENGKTTNMDFYFLYAVTVELSLQSLLDVKIDLAPKRKLTETRSKAIKLTMKIRNLISENFFNTPKTVADIKEELLEKKLIDISLKSGEISNVLRNIEKEKGIEVIRDGKINRYKSIV
- a CDS encoding recombinase family protein produces the protein MKTADLYIRVSTDEQADKGYSQRDQEERLRRYCSQYNFKVGNVIYEDHSAKTFNRPAWNSLLQNLKKNKGKTHLVLFTKWDRFSRNAGDAYQMINMLTKLGVNPQAIEQPLDLTIPENKMMLAIYLAAPEVENDRRALNTFYGMRRAKKEGRVMGNAPFGYANKSKEDGKKYIALIPEQSKAMKWAFTELAKGILSANQIRLEMNRMNAGKLSSTAFHVAIRNPIYCGKIFIPKYKDEEAYFVTGLHEALISEALFDKVQMILDGNVRKERPNTKILSDENLPLRGFLVCPKCNRNLTGSASTGRNNRYYYYHCLASCGFRQKAGVANEIFENGLKQLQINKVVQNFMKKLLIDSYNQVFGNPVSQKKSILENIDKINHKLSIARNKLLEGTLEDDDYLAIKKECKIDIEKFEKQLIEEEGNKKIDIKSMLDRALDKVVNLGVLYAEGGIQTKREIIGSIFPEKLEFDGKIYRTTRINTLVKCIFQINNELAKNKNRIYENFLDISCVVGFVKNLSNLILSFL